One segment of Arcobacter sp. F2176 DNA contains the following:
- the lpxB gene encoding lipid-A-disaccharide synthase — protein MKLLVSAMETSSNIHLAELKKHLNDDIELIGIFDKKLGNPNYDIEQLAIMGFVDALKRLPFFFKLKDEMVELAKDADKVLLMDSSGFNLPLAKAIKKKYPNKEVIYYILPQAWAWKKGRIPKIEKYCDKLCSILPFEKDYYSKKEKITYVGHPLLDEIEDYKTTASTSNKIAFMPGSRKNEIINLMPIFKKLIKNIPNKEYILIIPSKFDEEYIKNIYGDISAFTISNNAHESLKKSDYAFICSGTATLEAALIGTPFTLSYIAKKLDYFIGSRLVKLPAVGLANIFFSKMGKELIHSEFLQENVTVENLLNDYKKMDTNKFMENSKVLREYLKFGSSKNVARIIQN, from the coding sequence ATGAAACTTCTAGTAAGCGCTATGGAAACTTCTTCAAATATACATTTAGCAGAACTTAAAAAACACCTAAATGATGACATTGAACTTATTGGAATATTTGATAAAAAACTTGGAAATCCAAATTATGATATTGAGCAACTTGCTATCATGGGATTTGTAGATGCCCTAAAAAGGTTACCTTTCTTTTTTAAACTAAAAGATGAAATGGTAGAATTAGCAAAAGATGCTGATAAAGTTTTACTTATGGACTCTTCTGGTTTTAATTTACCGCTAGCAAAAGCAATTAAGAAAAAATATCCAAATAAAGAGGTTATTTATTATATTTTACCACAAGCCTGGGCATGGAAAAAAGGAAGAATTCCTAAAATTGAAAAATATTGCGATAAGCTTTGTTCAATCTTACCTTTTGAAAAAGATTATTACTCAAAAAAAGAAAAAATCACTTATGTTGGTCACCCTTTACTTGATGAAATAGAAGATTATAAAACTACAGCTTCAACTTCTAACAAAATAGCTTTTATGCCAGGAAGCAGAAAAAATGAGATTATAAATCTTATGCCAATATTTAAAAAACTTATTAAAAATATTCCAAATAAAGAGTACATTTTAATTATCCCTTCTAAGTTTGATGAAGAATATATTAAGAACATTTATGGAGATATTTCAGCATTTACTATTTCAAATAATGCCCATGAAAGCCTTAAGAAAAGCGATTATGCCTTTATTTGTAGTGGGACAGCAACCCTAGAAGCAGCACTTATTGGAACACCTTTTACACTTAGCTATATCGCTAAGAAGTTAGATTATTTTATAGGTTCACGACTTGTAAAACTTCCAGCTGTTGGATTAGCAAATATATTCTTTTCAAAGATGGGTAAAGAGCTAATTCATAGTGAGTTTTTACAAGAAAATGTAACTGTTGAAAACCTCTTAAATGATTATAAAAAAATGGATACAAACAAGTTTATGGAAAATTCAAAAGTTCTAAGAGAATATCTTAAATTTGGAAGTTCTAAGAATGTGGCTCGCATAATTCAAAACTAA
- a CDS encoding epoxyqueuosine reductase QueH, with protein sequence MLVHICCSVDSHYFLERLQQDFPDEKLVGFFYDPNIHPYNEYLLRLKDVEYSCHKLGIELIEGPYNLEEWLRKVKGLENEPEKGDRCTVCYDDRLETSVKKAVELGHDKFTTTLLISPKKSQEKLEIIGADLEKRYDLQWIFKDYRSGKGMEEQAKVVKENSFYRQNYCGCLFGLAPQRESQDKLMDEMFLPISNQILPQSIEYRLELYNNRTNLDETNIPYKIVKQKFLNYRLLNAKVKVNKEVIPSYFLCYSTISKGRTSGKIAFEKAEVHYLNKDEVKIITIDTFNDFTQSHYRDVKDLMYHPLTFEAELKVRNEITQNPYGLSAIIVVDEISEGKYEISIDAKTYEDVKEVII encoded by the coding sequence ATGCTCGTTCACATATGTTGTTCCGTTGATAGTCACTATTTTTTAGAAAGACTACAACAAGATTTCCCCGATGAAAAATTAGTTGGTTTTTTTTATGACCCTAATATTCATCCTTACAATGAATATTTACTAAGACTAAAAGATGTTGAATACTCTTGCCATAAATTAGGCATAGAATTAATAGAAGGCCCATATAATCTTGAAGAGTGGTTAAGAAAAGTAAAAGGCCTAGAGAATGAACCTGAAAAAGGTGATAGATGCACAGTTTGTTATGATGATAGATTAGAAACAAGTGTAAAAAAAGCTGTTGAATTAGGTCACGACAAATTTACTACAACCCTACTTATCTCACCAAAAAAATCACAAGAAAAATTAGAAATAATTGGAGCCGATTTAGAAAAAAGATATGATTTACAATGGATTTTCAAAGATTATAGAAGTGGTAAAGGAATGGAAGAGCAAGCAAAAGTTGTAAAAGAAAACTCTTTTTATAGACAAAATTATTGCGGCTGTTTATTTGGATTAGCTCCCCAAAGAGAGAGTCAAGATAAACTTATGGATGAGATGTTTTTACCTATTTCAAACCAAATTTTACCCCAATCAATAGAATATCGACTAGAATTATATAATAATAGAACAAATTTAGATGAAACAAATATTCCATATAAAATAGTTAAACAAAAATTTCTAAACTATAGACTTTTAAATGCAAAAGTTAAAGTAAATAAAGAAGTTATTCCTTCATATTTTTTATGTTATTCAACAATAAGTAAAGGTAGAACAAGTGGAAAAATAGCATTTGAAAAAGCAGAAGTTCACTATTTAAATAAAGATGAAGTTAAAATAATCACAATAGATACTTTCAATGATTTTACTCAATCTCACTATAGAGATGTTAAAGACTTGATGTATCATCCTTTGACTTTTGAAGCTGAACTAAAAGTAAGAAATGAAATCACTCAAAATCCTTATGGCTTATCTGCAATTATAGTTGTTGATGAGATAAGTGAAGGGAAATATGAGATTTCTATTGATGCAAAAACCTATGAAGATGTAAAAGAGGTAATTATATAA
- a CDS encoding IclR family transcriptional regulator translates to MQNQNKSLTKGLLILKSIMNSNKPLTANFLCQTHDIDKSTMSRLITTLVNEGFIEYVENSKEIVLSDIMNNISQIEARNKIVEKTRTLLDEIFYLTQECSYIGILEKNAVLYLNQVDKSNRVLKTKDSIGLHAPLHANAFGKVLLAYENVDFKTLDLKKYTANTITTVTRLKKEIEEVKKNGYAIGFEEYEFGLFSIAVPYFNNKKEFVGTLGISGLSARVNKQKSHELGKKIFDLVNPVI, encoded by the coding sequence TTGCAAAATCAAAATAAGTCATTAACAAAAGGTTTGTTGATTTTAAAATCAATCATGAATTCAAATAAACCTTTAACAGCTAACTTTTTATGTCAAACCCATGATATAGATAAAAGTACCATGTCAAGACTTATCACAACTTTAGTAAATGAAGGTTTCATCGAATATGTTGAAAACTCTAAAGAGATAGTTTTAAGTGATATTATGAATAATATATCACAAATAGAAGCTAGAAATAAAATAGTTGAGAAAACAAGAACTTTACTTGATGAAATATTTTATTTAACCCAAGAGTGTTCATATATTGGAATACTTGAAAAAAATGCCGTTTTATATTTAAATCAAGTGGATAAATCAAATCGAGTTTTAAAAACAAAAGACTCTATAGGTCTTCATGCCCCACTACATGCCAATGCCTTTGGAAAAGTTTTATTAGCATATGAAAATGTGGATTTTAAAACTTTAGATTTGAAAAAATACACAGCAAATACAATTACTACCGTTACAAGGCTAAAAAAAGAGATTGAAGAAGTGAAAAAAAATGGTTATGCCATTGGTTTTGAAGAGTACGAATTTGGACTTTTCTCAATAGCTGTTCCCTACTTCAATAATAAAAAAGAGTTTGTAGGAACTCTTGGAATATCTGGATTATCTGCAAGGGTAAATAAACAAAAGTCCCACGAACTAGGTAAAAAGATTTTTGACTTGGTTAATCCTGTTATTTAA
- a CDS encoding CoA ester lyase codes for MTSSVIDLSKLTANDDLKPVLGGYWPGIQIYYPPIKFNPLDGSYETMEQAKLRLQKHAYKTKAHTVLFDLEDGCRQKAMSRELLIQELPKFPQRDFQIAIRINPFRTDEYEEDLKMLKQVHKYIDAIVLAKAGEVYGDAEIRDLSSWLVSIGSSLQIQPIIEHPKSLQIADRLMSHSTVQHVVFGIHDFSKAMAYKITPEGWIDELETFFNMLTMEARIKGKGVIGGVEVLLTPNSLPDSCVEKKDIRRWLDLHGDNASRHVYEHAKRETAMGLTGKQVITPNHINVCKVAFTPSPKEIAKDIEILSAAIEADALLSGAIRYKGEMLDPPMFGKSLQNLLRGYALRSLSKEDQSFALTVLNKMPLHTFKENWPYGQI; via the coding sequence ATGACTTCTTCTGTAATAGATTTATCAAAATTAACAGCAAATGACGATTTGAAACCAGTACTTGGTGGATATTGGCCAGGGATTCAAATATATTATCCTCCAATTAAGTTTAATCCACTAGATGGAAGCTATGAGACTATGGAGCAAGCAAAACTTAGACTTCAAAAACACGCTTATAAAACAAAAGCACATACAGTGTTATTTGATTTAGAAGATGGTTGTAGACAAAAAGCTATGAGTAGGGAACTTTTAATTCAAGAGTTACCAAAATTTCCTCAAAGGGATTTTCAAATAGCTATTAGAATTAACCCTTTTAGAACTGATGAGTATGAAGAAGATTTAAAGATGTTAAAACAAGTTCATAAATACATCGATGCAATTGTATTAGCAAAAGCTGGTGAAGTTTATGGAGATGCTGAGATTAGAGATTTATCTTCTTGGTTGGTTTCTATTGGTAGTAGTTTACAAATTCAACCAATCATTGAGCATCCAAAATCACTTCAAATAGCTGATAGACTTATGAGTCACTCAACTGTTCAACATGTGGTATTTGGTATCCATGACTTCTCAAAAGCAATGGCATATAAAATCACACCTGAGGGTTGGATTGATGAGTTAGAGACATTTTTTAATATGCTTACAATGGAAGCTAGAATTAAAGGTAAAGGTGTAATTGGAGGGGTTGAAGTTTTACTTACTCCTAATTCATTACCTGATTCTTGTGTTGAGAAAAAAGATATTAGAAGATGGTTAGATTTACATGGTGATAATGCTTCACGACATGTTTATGAACACGCAAAAAGAGAGACAGCTATGGGCTTAACAGGTAAACAAGTAATTACTCCAAACCACATAAATGTTTGTAAAGTTGCTTTTACTCCAAGTCCTAAAGAAATAGCAAAAGATATAGAAATATTAAGTGCTGCAATTGAAGCAGATGCACTTTTAAGTGGAGCTATTAGATATAAAGGTGAGATGTTAGATCCTCCAATGTTTGGTAAGTCTTTGCAAAATCTTCTAAGAGGATATGCACTTAGAAGTTTAAGTAAAGAGGATCAATCTTTTGCCTTAACAGTATTAAATAAAATGCCGTTACATACATTTAAAGAAAACTGGCCTTATGGTCAAATATAG
- a CDS encoding aldolase/citrate lyase family protein, producing the protein MSSTIKIEVPEFLNIGVACTSAHLGTPKENNTAMVIEDDKLGTDEITYKDLAKKSDQVANFLTSIGIGARDRVLVCLKNSLAYPISFFGSIKAGIIAVPTSTLLSGSEVKYLAEDSQASAIVLSATMYENLVPYLENVDNLKTIIVAAIDSVDNLKKPKGINVYSLNEILKNGDATPNHYKSKSGEPAYLVYTSGTTGYPKGVLHSHRSLVGRTPATEYWFNFKENDRIMHSGKFNWTYVLGSALMDPLYNGHTVIAYEGANDASTWINLIKKHKCTIFIGVPTIYRQIIQKTKTTIEDCPSLRYCMSAGEHLSDEMLGLWRERFKQDIYEAIGMSECSYYISHSVNNPIRPGSAGFVQPGHIVKLIDPNTLEEVDTEEEGMICIGVDDPGLFLEYWQLDDETSKAKHDGYFFTGDYAKKDKDGYIWFIGRKDDIINTFGFRVSPHEIERVVKTHDKVADCVAFGLDIEKDKTLVAIAVIGHKPLSEKEEAEILKYSQDNLAKYKAPKRIFAMSDYPRTKNGKVLRKQLVKNIHEQEVALSVGEEIIEYKARRSLLYVPSYNKKYVQKAKTVLADTVIFDLEAILTEQKEAGRAVLKEVFKEEGSKFGESERILRVNNLGSEDLQKDLQLAKEIELDGILFSKIDNKEDVLEAAKLIDEVNPELTMMIMIESPLSVLNIQEICAASSRVEVVVAGSNKLANRLQIDVKKGSKAILNYLCQISLAAKAYDKVVIDGPHYDVHDEFACEDSTKDAFDLGFDGKALVHPVQIEYINDIFTPKREEVKEYEEMISLYEDAVKDGKEVILYQDKLVDISRIKWAKKMITLYETYKSLGQNLFGK; encoded by the coding sequence ATGAGTTCAACTATTAAAATCGAAGTACCTGAATTTTTAAATATCGGGGTTGCTTGTACATCAGCTCATTTGGGAACACCAAAAGAGAATAATACAGCAATGGTTATAGAAGATGACAAATTAGGTACTGATGAAATAACATATAAAGATTTAGCTAAAAAATCTGATCAAGTTGCAAATTTCCTTACAAGTATTGGAATTGGGGCAAGAGATAGAGTTTTAGTTTGTTTGAAAAATTCATTGGCTTATCCAATTTCATTTTTTGGAAGTATCAAAGCTGGAATTATTGCAGTTCCTACTTCTACACTTTTAAGTGGTTCTGAGGTTAAGTATCTTGCAGAAGATTCTCAAGCAAGTGCTATAGTATTATCTGCAACTATGTATGAAAACCTAGTTCCATACTTAGAAAATGTAGATAATCTAAAAACAATAATTGTAGCAGCAATTGATAGTGTTGATAATCTTAAAAAACCAAAAGGTATAAATGTATATTCTTTAAATGAGATTTTAAAAAATGGTGATGCAACACCAAATCATTACAAATCAAAATCAGGTGAGCCTGCATATTTGGTTTATACATCAGGAACAACTGGTTATCCAAAGGGTGTTTTACATTCACATAGATCACTTGTGGGAAGAACTCCTGCAACTGAGTATTGGTTTAACTTTAAAGAAAATGACAGAATTATGCACTCTGGGAAGTTTAACTGGACTTATGTTTTAGGTTCAGCTTTGATGGATCCTTTATATAATGGTCATACAGTTATTGCTTATGAAGGTGCAAATGATGCCTCAACTTGGATAAACCTAATTAAAAAACATAAATGTACTATTTTTATTGGAGTTCCAACTATTTATAGACAAATTATCCAAAAAACAAAAACAACGATTGAAGATTGTCCAAGTTTAAGATACTGCATGAGTGCAGGAGAGCATTTATCAGATGAGATGTTAGGACTTTGGAGAGAAAGATTTAAACAAGATATTTATGAAGCAATAGGTATGAGTGAATGTTCTTATTATATTTCACACTCTGTTAATAATCCAATTAGACCAGGAAGTGCAGGTTTTGTACAACCAGGACATATCGTAAAACTAATAGATCCAAATACTTTAGAAGAAGTAGATACTGAAGAAGAGGGAATGATTTGTATAGGAGTTGATGATCCAGGGTTATTTTTAGAGTATTGGCAACTAGATGATGAAACATCAAAAGCTAAACATGATGGATACTTTTTCACAGGTGATTATGCTAAAAAAGACAAAGATGGCTATATTTGGTTTATAGGTAGAAAAGATGATATTATCAATACTTTTGGATTTAGAGTATCTCCACATGAGATTGAAAGAGTTGTAAAAACTCATGATAAAGTTGCTGATTGTGTTGCTTTTGGTTTAGATATTGAAAAAGATAAAACATTAGTTGCCATTGCAGTAATTGGACATAAACCTTTAAGTGAAAAAGAAGAAGCTGAGATTTTAAAATATTCTCAAGATAACTTGGCAAAATACAAAGCGCCTAAAAGAATCTTTGCCATGAGTGATTATCCAAGAACTAAAAATGGTAAAGTTTTAAGAAAACAACTTGTTAAAAATATCCATGAACAAGAAGTGGCTTTAAGTGTTGGTGAAGAGATTATTGAATACAAAGCAAGAAGATCACTTTTATATGTACCTTCATATAATAAAAAGTATGTGCAAAAAGCAAAAACTGTTTTAGCAGATACTGTGATTTTTGATTTGGAAGCTATTTTAACAGAACAAAAAGAAGCTGGAAGAGCTGTTTTAAAAGAAGTATTTAAAGAAGAGGGTTCAAAATTTGGGGAATCAGAAAGAATTCTTAGAGTTAATAATCTAGGAAGCGAAGATTTACAAAAAGATTTACAACTAGCAAAAGAGATAGAACTTGATGGAATACTTTTTTCTAAAATAGATAATAAAGAAGATGTGTTAGAAGCTGCAAAACTAATTGATGAGGTAAACCCAGAATTAACAATGATGATAATGATTGAGTCGCCATTGTCAGTTTTAAATATCCAAGAAATATGTGCTGCATCTTCTAGAGTAGAAGTAGTAGTTGCAGGTTCTAATAAACTTGCAAATAGACTGCAAATAGATGTAAAAAAAGGTTCAAAAGCTATTCTTAATTATCTATGTCAAATATCACTTGCTGCTAAAGCTTATGATAAAGTAGTAATTGATGGACCTCATTATGATGTACATGATGAGTTTGCTTGTGAAGATTCTACAAAAGATGCCTTTGATTTAGGATTTGATGGAAAAGCTTTAGTTCATCCTGTGCAAATAGAGTATATAAATGATATCTTTACTCCAAAAAGAGAAGAGGTAAAAGAGTATGAAGAAATGATTTCTCTATATGAAGATGCTGTAAAAGATGGTAAAGAAGTTATTTTATATCAAGATAAACTTGTGGATATAAGTAGAATCAAATGGGCTAAAAAGATGATAACACTTTATGAGACTTATAAATCTTTAGGTCAAAATCTATTTGGTAAATAA
- a CDS encoding MaoC family dehydratase gives MSKISTKINFGNFFEDFEIGQKIVHPLPRTISDGDVSFYIALTGSRFSLNSSDILAQDMGYAKKPLDDLLMFHLTFGKSVQDISLNAIANLGYAEVSFPNPVFVGDTVRLETEIIGLKENSNGKSGVVYVHSIGYNQDENEVLNLKRWVMVHKRNKGEMSGINTVPTFAKTQTIAQEINIPVLKDINTDVTGGVYFFEDYEVGERLNHAEGITIDDSDHTLATKLYQNNAKVHFDDFMMKSTPMGQRLMYGGHVISIARSISYNGLQNAQWIYSINSGAHANPTYAGDTIYAFTEVIETINHEREDLGLLRLRTVALKNQRPETFDTTFDENGKYKKEVVLDLDYTVVIPKKN, from the coding sequence ATGTCTAAAATAAGTACTAAAATCAATTTTGGGAACTTCTTTGAAGATTTTGAAATTGGTCAAAAAATAGTTCATCCACTTCCAAGAACAATAAGTGATGGTGATGTATCTTTTTACATCGCCCTTACTGGAAGTAGATTTTCTCTAAATTCATCGGATATTTTAGCTCAAGATATGGGTTATGCAAAAAAACCACTTGATGATTTGTTGATGTTTCATTTGACATTTGGAAAATCTGTTCAAGATATCTCTTTAAATGCAATTGCAAATTTAGGTTATGCCGAAGTGTCTTTCCCCAATCCCGTATTTGTAGGAGATACAGTAAGACTTGAGACTGAAATTATAGGTTTAAAAGAGAATTCAAATGGTAAAAGTGGAGTGGTTTATGTGCACTCTATTGGATACAACCAAGATGAAAATGAGGTATTAAATTTAAAAAGATGGGTTATGGTTCATAAAAGAAATAAAGGTGAAATGAGTGGAATAAATACTGTTCCAACTTTTGCAAAAACTCAAACCATAGCACAAGAGATAAATATTCCAGTTTTAAAAGATATAAACACTGATGTTACAGGTGGAGTTTATTTTTTTGAAGATTATGAAGTAGGTGAGAGATTAAATCATGCAGAAGGTATTACTATTGATGATAGTGATCATACCTTAGCTACTAAACTTTATCAAAATAATGCAAAAGTACATTTTGATGATTTTATGATGAAAAGCACTCCAATGGGTCAAAGACTTATGTATGGGGGACATGTTATCTCAATAGCTAGAAGTATTTCATATAATGGCTTACAAAATGCCCAATGGATTTACTCAATAAATAGTGGAGCTCACGCCAATCCAACATATGCAGGAGATACTATTTATGCCTTTACTGAAGTAATTGAAACAATTAATCATGAAAGAGAAGATTTGGGATTATTGCGACTTCGAACAGTAGCACTTAAAAACCAAAGACCAGAGACTTTTGATACTACTTTTGATGAAAATGGGAAGTATAAAAAAGAAGTTGTATTAGATTTAGATTACACTGTTGTAATCCCTAAAAAAAATTAA
- a CDS encoding CoA ester lyase codes for MTHPNKALFESGKSLPIIPTCEHFAGSEKLILKGFEMQKKLGPVFDITCDCEDGAETGKEVEHAEMIVRVVNSEANPYAMAGTRIHDFSHPDWRQDIDILVPGAGEKLAYITLPKSTCYEDAKTQIEYIQKVAKEAGIKREIPIHILIETHGALRDVEKTATLPWLQVLDFGLMDFVSGYQGAIPAINMRSPGQFEHRLIAAAKAKVCQAAIENHVIPCHNVTLDLKNPYQTFKDAERARNEFGFMRMWSIYPTQVQAIVDAMKPDFTELEAAQNILLAAQNAEWGPIQYDGELHDRATYRYFWELVQRAKFSGGKLLDEVEKRFFS; via the coding sequence ATGACACATCCAAATAAAGCACTATTTGAATCAGGAAAATCTTTACCAATCATCCCAACTTGTGAGCACTTTGCAGGAAGTGAAAAGCTTATTTTAAAAGGCTTTGAAATGCAAAAAAAACTAGGACCAGTTTTTGATATCACTTGTGATTGTGAAGATGGAGCAGAAACAGGAAAAGAAGTAGAACATGCAGAAATGATAGTAAGAGTTGTAAACTCAGAAGCAAATCCTTATGCGATGGCAGGGACTAGAATCCATGATTTTTCACACCCTGATTGGAGACAAGATATTGATATTTTAGTACCTGGTGCTGGTGAAAAACTTGCATATATTACTCTGCCAAAATCAACTTGTTATGAAGACGCTAAAACACAAATTGAGTATATTCAAAAAGTAGCAAAGGAAGCTGGAATAAAAAGAGAGATTCCAATTCATATCTTAATTGAAACTCATGGGGCATTAAGAGATGTTGAAAAAACTGCAACGCTACCTTGGTTACAAGTTTTAGATTTCGGTCTTATGGACTTTGTATCTGGTTACCAAGGGGCAATTCCAGCTATCAATATGAGAAGCCCAGGTCAATTTGAACATAGATTAATTGCAGCTGCTAAAGCAAAAGTATGTCAAGCAGCTATTGAAAATCATGTTATTCCTTGTCACAATGTAACTTTAGATTTAAAAAATCCATACCAAACATTTAAAGATGCAGAGCGTGCAAGAAATGAGTTTGGGTTTATGAGAATGTGGTCAATTTATCCAACACAAGTACAAGCAATTGTAGATGCTATGAAACCAGATTTTACAGAACTTGAAGCTGCTCAAAATATTTTATTAGCTGCACAAAATGCTGAGTGGGGACCTATTCAATATGATGGGGAACTACATGATAGAGCAACATATAGATATTTTTGGGAACTAGTTCAAAGAGCTAAATTCTCTGGTGGGAAACTTTTAGATGAAGTAGAAAAAAGATTTTTTTCTTAG